DNA from Deltaproteobacteria bacterium:
GCAATCCATCGTCGTCCCTTCCCTACCCTTCCCTGTGCGACTTCAGCGTCTCTTTCAGTTTCCCGCGCGCGTAGTGCAGCCGGGACATCACCGTTCCGATCGAACAGCCGAGGACCTTGGCGATCTCGTCGTACGCCATCCCGTCCACCTCCCGAAGGACGATCACCGCCCGGTGATACTCCGGCAGGGAGTCGACGGCACTCTGGAGGGCGTCCCCCAGCTCCCGGTCCCGGGCCAGCGCCTCAGGGGTCCGCGGGTACGCGAAGGCGTCGGACGGCGAGACATCCCCGGAAAGCCAGCTCTCGTCAAAGGGCACCTCCGCCGACCGCGCCGACTTCCGCCACCGGTCGATCGCCTGGTTCACGAGGATGCGGTAGAACCAGGTGTAGAAGTTCGAGCCGAACCGGAACTCCTTCAACTTGTAGTACGCCTTGATGAAGGAGTCCTGGACGACGTCCCGCGCGTCGTCCCCGTCGCCCACGATCCCGACCGCCACGGCGAACGCCCGTCCCTTGTACCGTTCGACGAGCTCGCCGAACGCCCCGTCGTCACCCGCGAGGGTCGTCCGGATCAGCGCGTCGTCGGGAACGCCGCCCTTCTCCCTCTCGTTCATAGGACGGCTGCGCCCGGCGGAGTATTCACCTTGCCGAACAGGAAAATCAGTGGATTTCCCCCCAGTTCTTCCCCCGGCTCACCGAGACGGTCAGGGGAACCGACAGCTTCGCCACCCCCTCCATCGCCTCCTTCAGGATCCGCTCCGACTCGGCGGCCTCCCGCTCCGGAGCCTCGACGATCAATTCGTCGTGCACCTGGAGGATCAACCGCGCTTCCATCCCGGCCTCGCGGAACTCCCGGTCGACCCGGATCATCGCCATCTTGATCAGGTCGGCGGCGCTCCCCTGGATCGGCGTGTTGATCGCCATCCGCTCCGCGGCCTCCCGCAGCACCTTGTTCCGGGAATCGATGTCCTTGAGGGTGCGACGACGCCCCATGATAGTCAAAACATATCCATCTTTTCGAGCTTTTATCTTCAATCCATCAATGTATTCCTTTACCCCAGGGTACCGGTCGAAATAGTGTTCGATGTACGTCTTCGCCTCCTTCCCGCCGATCCCCAGCTCGCGGGACAGACCGAAGGGGCTCATGCCGTAGAGGATGCCGAAGTTGATCACCTTCGCCCGACGCCGCAGCTCCGGGGTGACGGCGGACGGGTCGACCCCGAAGACGCCGGCCGCTGTCGCGGTATGGATGTCGTCCCCCTGCCGGAACCGGCGGATCAGCTCCGCGTCCCCGGACAGGTGCGCGAGCAGGCGCAGCTCCACCTGGGAGTAGTCCGCCCCGACGAAAAGGTTCCCCTTCTCCGGGACGAACCCGCCCCGGATCCGACGACCGAGTTCGGTGCGGATCGGGATGTTCTGGAGGTTCGGATCGGAGGAGGAGAGCCGCCCGGTGGCCGCCTGCGTCTGGGAGAGCGTCGTGTGGATCCGCCCGTCCCGTGGGTCGATCCTCCCCGGCAGGACGTCGACGTAGGTGGAGCGGATCTTCGCGACGGTTCGGTATTCGAGCACCAGCGACGGGATCTCGTGGAGGTCTTTCAGCCGCTCCAGGACTTCCACGTCCGTGGAGTAGCCCGTCTTCGTCTTCTTGACGGGGGGAAGCCCCAGCTTTTCGAAAAGGAGGAAAGCCAGCTGCTTGGGGGAGTTGATGTTGAAATCGGTCCCCGCGGCCGCCGCCACCTTCCGCTCGATCGCGGAGATGTCGCGGGCGAGCCCCTCGGAAAGTTCCGCGAAGATCCCGGGATCGATCCGGATCCCCTTCTCCTCGATCCGGTGAAGAACGGGGAGGAGCGGCATGTCGATCCTCCGGAAGACATCGAGCAGGGCCGCCTCCGCGAGCCGCTCCTCGAGCAGCTTCCCCAGGGCGAGCGTCGCGGCCGCCCGCTCGGACGCCCGTCCCTCCGGGGACTCCCCTTCCGCCGCGGCGAGGGACGCCGGCAGGTAACGCGCGCGCAGCTTCGGGAAGGAGGGAGTCCCCTCCTCGGGCTCCAGCAGGTACCCCGCCACCTGCGTGTCGAAGAGCCGCGGGTCTTCTCCCGCCCCCGCGTCCCGGCGGTAGAGCGCCTTCCCGTCATGGAGGTAGACGGTGGCCCCGCGGGCGGAGAGAGCCCGCGCGGCGCCCGCCGAAGCGTCCGCCGGGAGAAGGTGGATGCCCTTCCCCTCGACGGCGATCCCGGCCACCGTTTCCCTGTCCCCGTCGTACGCCAGCCCGGCCGAGGCAACGTTGCCGGGACCCAGCGCGTGGAGGAACGCTTCGACGGAACCCGCACGTTTCCACGCCACGTTCCCCGGGGCATCTCCTTTTCTCTCCGGGGGCGTTTCCTTTCCGAGGTCAAGTTCCTCGAGAAGCTTCCGGAAACCGAGGCGCCGGAAAAGAGGCACTACCCGGGAGGCGTCGATCCCGCGAGGGGTGAACTCGGACCAATCTTCCCGGATCGGGATGTCCCGGTCGATGGTGACCAGGCGCAAGGCGAGACGCGCGGCATCGGCGCCCTTCTCTATCTTCTCCCTCCGGGCCCCTTTCAACCGCTCGGGATGGGCGAGCACCGCGTCGAGGGAACCGAAGTCCCGGATCAGTTCGGACGCCGTCTTCTCCCCGATCCCGGGAACGCCGGGGATGTTGTCGGACGGGTCCCCCGCCAGCGCGAGGAGGTCGGGCACCTTCGCGGGAGGGACGCCGAAGACCTCCTCGACCTGTGCCTCCCCCACGGTGTGCTCCTTCAACCCGTCGCGCACCTTCACGCGCGGCGAGACGAGCTGGTACATGTCCTTGTCGGAGGAGATGATGACGACATCCATCCCCCGCTCCTCCGCGCGGCGCGACAGGGTCCCGATGATGTCGTCCGCCTCGGCGCCGGCGACGGACAGGCGACGCACCCCGAGGGCGTCGATCATCTCGTCCACCACCGGGATCTGGGAGGAAAGGTCCTCGGGGGTCTTCAGGCGGTTCGCCTTGTATTCGGGGTAGAGCGCATGGCGCGGGGTCGGCTCCCGCGAGTCGAAGACGGCGACGACGGAGTCGGGGCGTTCTTCCCTCAGGATCTTCAGGAGGATCCGGGCCACCCCGAGGACGACATTGGTGGGCGTGCCGTCCGGCGCCGTGAGGCGCGGGACGCCGAAGAAGGTCCGGTAGAGGACGTTATGACCGTCGATCAGATAGAGGGACGCCATCGGACCCCTGCCGGTACTCCACGACGAGCGTCTCGGCGAAGGTGTCGCCCGCCCTTTGCCCATCGGGGTCGTAGAACCCGAGGTACGTCTCGATCAGCAGGATCGCGATTCCGACGGTGTAGGCGAGGAACGGGCCGATCACGGGGAAGAGGTAGAGGAGGAAGGGCGCGGCGACGGGGAGGTTGCGCATCAGCGACGCCGTGAAATCCATCCCGTCCCGGTCGATCCGCACCACCTTGAGGCCGGTGAGTCCCTTCCCCAGGCTGCGCCCGCCCGGGAAGCCGTCGCACATCAGGATGTAGAAGAGGGCGGCGAACACCCCCGCGGCGCCGGGGATGTGCCAGAGGGACATCGCGGCGATCAGGTCGGCCGCCTTCCCGACGAGCCGCGCCAGGTAACGCGCCC
Protein-coding regions in this window:
- the polA gene encoding DNA polymerase I yields the protein MASLYLIDGHNVLYRTFFGVPRLTAPDGTPTNVVLGVARILLKILREERPDSVVAVFDSREPTPRHALYPEYKANRLKTPEDLSSQIPVVDEMIDALGVRRLSVAGAEADDIIGTLSRRAEERGMDVVIISSDKDMYQLVSPRVKVRDGLKEHTVGEAQVEEVFGVPPAKVPDLLALAGDPSDNIPGVPGIGEKTASELIRDFGSLDAVLAHPERLKGARREKIEKGADAARLALRLVTIDRDIPIREDWSEFTPRGIDASRVVPLFRRLGFRKLLEELDLGKETPPERKGDAPGNVAWKRAGSVEAFLHALGPGNVASAGLAYDGDRETVAGIAVEGKGIHLLPADASAGAARALSARGATVYLHDGKALYRRDAGAGEDPRLFDTQVAGYLLEPEEGTPSFPKLRARYLPASLAAAEGESPEGRASERAAATLALGKLLEERLAEAALLDVFRRIDMPLLPVLHRIEEKGIRIDPGIFAELSEGLARDISAIERKVAAAAGTDFNINSPKQLAFLLFEKLGLPPVKKTKTGYSTDVEVLERLKDLHEIPSLVLEYRTVAKIRSTYVDVLPGRIDPRDGRIHTTLSQTQAATGRLSSSDPNLQNIPIRTELGRRIRGGFVPEKGNLFVGADYSQVELRLLAHLSGDAELIRRFRQGDDIHTATAAGVFGVDPSAVTPELRRRAKVINFGILYGMSPFGLSRELGIGGKEAKTYIEHYFDRYPGVKEYIDGLKIKARKDGYVLTIMGRRRTLKDIDSRNKVLREAAERMAINTPIQGSAADLIKMAMIRVDREFREAGMEARLILQVHDELIVEAPEREAAESERILKEAMEGVAKLSVPLTVSVSRGKNWGEIH
- a CDS encoding RDD family protein, yielding MSLHWEEQREFFRDARRARYLARLVGKAADLIAAMSLWHIPGAAGVFAALFYILMCDGFPGGRSLGKGLTGLKVVRIDRDGMDFTASLMRNLPVAAPFLLYLFPVIGPFLAYTVGIAILLIETYLGFYDPDGQRAGDTFAETLVVEYRQGSDGVPLSDRRS
- a CDS encoding sigma-70 family RNA polymerase sigma factor; the protein is MNEREKGGVPDDALIRTTLAGDDGAFGELVERYKGRAFAVAVGIVGDGDDARDVVQDSFIKAYYKLKEFRFGSNFYTWFYRILVNQAIDRWRKSARSAEVPFDESWLSGDVSPSDAFAYPRTPEALARDRELGDALQSAVDSLPEYHRAVIVLREVDGMAYDEIAKVLGCSIGTVMSRLHYARGKLKETLKSHREG